The Papaver somniferum cultivar HN1 chromosome 3, ASM357369v1, whole genome shotgun sequence genome includes a region encoding these proteins:
- the LOC113356928 gene encoding G2/mitotic-specific cyclin C13-1-like produces MGGGGDQESNVHLTRAASKKRASTCTASTQPPPANKKRVVLGELTNIVVSSRSDFGGTQKKPKNRLKRKEPEKKVVEEEERRDGRNSIDPQMCAPYASDIYNYLHSMEIESKRRPIPDYIEKIQKDITATMRGVLVDWLVEVAEEYKLVSDTLYMTVSYIDRYLSSNALNRQKLQLLGVSCMLIASKYEEISPPHVEDFCFITDNTYNKEEVVNMETEVLKVLEFEMGCPTTRTFLRRFTRATQENCKSPNLQVEFLGYYLAELSLLDYSCVQFLPSKLAASVIFLTRFTIQPKLHPWSSILQQCSGYKPSDLKDCVLIIHEIQSCKKLGSLVAVRDKYKQHKFKCVSTLTSPSEIPVAYFEDVEV; encoded by the exons ATGGGCGGTGGTGGCGATCAAGAAAGTAATGTTCATTTAACTCGTGCAGCATCAAAGAAAAGGGCGTCTACTTGTACGGCTTCAACACAACCTCCACCGGCAAATAAGAAGAGAGTTGTATTGGGAGAGTTAACAAATATTGTTGTTAGTTCaagatcggattttggaggaactcaaaagaaacctaaaaataggttaAAGAGAAAGGAACCAGAAAAGAAAgtggtagaagaagaagaaagaagggatgGGAGGAATTCTATTGACCCACAAATGTGTGCTCCTTATGCATCTGATATCTATAATTATCTTCATTCTATGGAG ATTGAGAGTAAGAGAAGACCGATCCCGGATTATATAGAGAAAATACAGAAGGATATCACAGCAACGATGCGAGGAGTTTTAGTTGATTGGTTAGTCGAAGTGGCTGAGGAATACAAACTTGTTTCAGATACCCTTTACATGACAGTCTCTTACATTGATAGATATCTTTCTTCAAATGCACTCAACAGACAGAAACTGCAGCTACTTGGAGTTTCTTGTATGCTCATTGCTTC AAAGTACGAAGAGATTAGTCCTCCTCATGTAGAAGACTTTTGTTTTATAACAGATAACACTTACAATAAGGAAGAG GTAGTCAACATGGAGACAGAGGTACTGAAGGTTCTTGAATTTGAGATGGGTTGTCCAACAACAAGGACTTTTCTTAG GAGGTTCACTAGGGCTactcaagaaaattgcaaa TCTCCCAACCTGCAAGTGGAGTTCTTGGGTTATTACCTGGCAGAGCTGAGTTTACTGGACTACTCTTGTGTACAATTCTTACCTTCAAAGCTTGCTGCCTCAGTTATTTTTCTTACAAGATTCACAATCCAACCGAAACTGCATCCTTGG AGCTCAATCCTTCAGCAGTGCTCTGGTTATAAACCATCTGATTTAAAGGATTGTGTCTTGATTATCCATGAGATACAATCATGTAAAAAACTGGGCAGCTTGGTAGCAGTAAGAGATAAGTACAAACAACATAAG TTCAAGTGTGTGTCAACATTGACATCTCCCTCGGAAATCCCAGTAGCTTATTTTGAGGACGTTGAAGTATGA
- the LOC113356930 gene encoding zinc finger protein 4-like: protein MIFEHEGPTETPVDYHHIGSNFGNNINTEIDHDNSGEWLDLKLGTTEPSTAADSDSASRQSCEKVFSCNFCMRKFFSSQALGGHQNAHKRERGAVRKYQSQRMMTMIGLPLDGPIIRSLGVRSHSLVHKPSREGNGTVARFNDATSGIGMRQVPFTLEEAIDMMWPGSFRVEAQLDEQPPDLLKLDLNLRL, encoded by the coding sequence ATGATCTTCGAGCATGAAGGCCCTACTGAAACGCCAGTAGATTACCATCATATCGGATCAAACTTCGGCAACAATATCAATACAGAGATCGATCATGACAACTCAGGAGAGTGGCTGGATTTGAAACTAGGAACTACTGAACCATCGACAGCTGCAGATTCCGACTCTGCATCAAGGCAGTCTTGTGAAAAGGTTTTCTCATGCAACTTCTGCATGAGGAAGTTCTTCAGCTCACAAGCATTGGGTGGTCATCAGAATGCCCACAAGAGAGAGAGGGGAGCAGTTAGGAAGTACCAATCTCAGAGAATGATGACCATGATAGGTTTGCCCTTAGACGGTCCAATCATCCGGTCTCTAGGAGTCCGGTCCCACTCACTAGTGCACAAGCCAAGCAGAGAAGGGAATGGTACGGTAGCAAGGTTTAATGATGCAACCTCTGGAATAGGGATGAGACAGGTACCCTTCACACTAGAAGAAGCAATAGATATGATGTGGCCTGGAAGTTTTCGCGTAGAAGCGCAACTGGATGAGCAACCACCTGATCTACTTAAGCTCGACTTGAATCTCCGACTTTGA
- the LOC113356929 gene encoding TIP41-like protein: MENEIEEAERKTTLKAAGAESLPQGRNGVKIHGWEIESKNRSILSSLTYEQWGEKLKTSHLPEMVFGESSLVLWHLQSGVKIFCNAFDALVGWKKEALPPVEVPAAAKWKFRSKLFQQVIFDYDYTFTTPYCGSETVEKNTEGEGNILDQENCNLEWEDSEEKIDIVALASKEPILFYDEAILYEDELADNGVSLLTVKVRIMPSCWFLLLRFWLRVDGVLMRLRDTRMYCSFEKNANPFILRESCWREATFQSLSAKGYPSDSAAYSDPNLISHRLPVVMQKTQKLKLPGA, encoded by the exons ATGGAGAACGAAATCGAAGAAGCGGAGAGAAAAACAACACTTAAAGCTGCAGGAGCAGAGTCTCTTCCACAAGGAAGGAATGGAGTCAAAATTCATGGTTGGGAGATTGAATCAAAGAACCGATCCATTCTTTCTTCTTTGACCTATGAACA ATGGGGAGAAAAACTGAAGACATCACATTTACCGGAGATGGTATTTGGAGAAAGCAGTTTAGTATTATGGCATTTACAAAGTGGTGTTAAAATTTTTTGTAATGCATTTGATGCTTTGGTTGGTTGGAAGAAAGAAGCTTTACCTCCTGTTGAAGTTCCTGCTGCTGCCAAATGGAAATTCAGAAG CAAACTTTTTCAGCAGGTCATATTTGATTATGACTATACCTTTACTACTCCATACTGTGGAAGTGAAACAGTTGAAAAGAATACAGAG GGGGAAGGGAACATCTTAGATCAGGAAAACTGTAATTTAGAATGGGAGGATTCAGAGGAGAAAATCGACATTGTTGCACTGGCATCAAAAGAGCCTATTCTTTTCTATGATGAG GCCATTTTATATGAAGATGAACTAGCAGACAATGGAGTGTCGCTCTTAACTGTAAAAGTG AGAATCATGCCGAGTTGTTGGTTTCTTCTGCTTCGTTTCTGG CTTCGAGTTGATGGAGTACTTATGAGATTAAGGGACACCAGAATGTATTGTAGCTTTGAGAAAAATGCTAACCCTTTCATTCTTCGGGAGAGCTGCTGGAGAGAAGCTACATTTCAATCTCTATCTGCC AAAGGATATCCTTCTGATTCTGCAGCTTATAGTGATCCAAATCTCATCAGTCATAGGCTTCCCGTCGTGATGCAAAAGACGCAAAAGCTTAAACTCCCCGG